From Arcobacter sp. CECT 8983, the proteins below share one genomic window:
- the rsmD gene encoding 16S rRNA (guanine(966)-N(2))-methyltransferase RsmD yields the protein MKNNKPTTKIIAGKYKGKVLELPSLDVTRSSKARLKESLFNVLQFDIIDKIFVESFAGSGSIGLEAISRDAKKAYFVELDKNSYRCLTNNCKMLEPQKCQTFFGDTFSQTPAILESLKNSEDEIILYVDPPFDYRDGMEEIYEKSFDMIRNIQNENIYLIIIEHVSTLEIPETLGKFTLQRTKKFGKSSLSYFESKEA from the coding sequence ATGAAAAACAATAAACCAACTACAAAAATAATTGCAGGAAAATATAAAGGAAAAGTTCTAGAACTGCCTTCTCTAGATGTAACAAGAAGTTCTAAAGCAAGACTTAAAGAGTCACTTTTTAATGTTCTTCAGTTTGATATTATTGATAAAATATTTGTTGAAAGCTTCGCAGGAAGTGGAAGTATTGGACTTGAAGCTATTAGTCGTGATGCAAAAAAGGCTTATTTTGTAGAGCTTGATAAGAATTCTTATAGATGTTTAACAAACAATTGTAAAATGCTTGAACCGCAAAAATGTCAAACTTTTTTTGGAGATACATTTTCTCAAACACCAGCTATTTTAGAAAGTTTAAAAAATAGTGAAGATGAGATTATCTTATATGTTGATCCTCCTTTTGACTATAGAGATGGAATGGAAGAGATATATGAAAAATCATTTGATATGATTAGAAATATTCAAAATGAAAATATTTATCTAATAATAATTGAGCATGTATCAACTCTTGAAATTCCAGAGACTCTAGGTAAATTTACTCTTCAAAGAACAAAGAAATTTGGGAAAAGTTCTTTATCTTATTTTGAAAGTAAAGAAGCATAA
- a CDS encoding ABC transporter permease: MVRVAFLLLVFLILSVFFMPLFYTISAYELNPSKILLAPSFEHIMGTDRLGRDIFARVLQGGQTSLIIGFLSASIASLIGLFIGINAAFFKGKVDKAIIVLIDLFLTFPTFFLLLALVAYIQASILVLVIVISITGWMGMARLIRSESFAIGNQPFIKILKLANVPKTKIIFKYFAPLLAPIFLISFTFGVGGAILAESGLSFLGLGVNPPQMSWGSLLSDGKAVMDIAWWVSFFPGFMIFLITFCLMQISDYLQQKFNTKEIQST; the protein is encoded by the coding sequence ATGGTAAGAGTGGCATTTCTTTTATTGGTTTTTTTAATATTATCAGTATTTTTTATGCCTCTTTTTTACACAATTTCTGCCTATGAATTAAATCCTTCAAAAATACTACTTGCTCCTTCTTTTGAACATATTATGGGAACAGATAGATTAGGAAGAGATATTTTTGCTAGAGTTTTACAAGGTGGACAAACTTCACTTATAATAGGTTTTTTAAGTGCTAGTATTGCTTCATTAATAGGATTGTTTATCGGAATAAATGCAGCTTTTTTTAAAGGTAAAGTAGATAAAGCAATAATAGTTTTAATAGATCTTTTTCTTACTTTCCCAACTTTCTTTTTGCTTCTTGCTTTGGTTGCTTATATCCAAGCATCTATTTTAGTTTTAGTAATAGTTATTTCAATAACTGGCTGGATGGGAATGGCAAGACTTATTAGAAGTGAAAGTTTTGCAATAGGAAATCAACCTTTTATCAAAATTTTGAAACTTGCAAATGTGCCAAAAACAAAAATCATATTTAAGTATTTTGCTCCTCTTTTAGCACCTATTTTTCTTATTTCTTTTACTTTTGGAGTAGGTGGTGCAATTTTAGCTGAGTCAGGACTGTCTTTTTTAGGGCTTGGTGTTAATCCTCCCCAAATGTCATGGGGTAGCTTACTTAGTGATGGAAAAGCTGTTATGGATATTGCTTGGTGGGTTAGCTTTTTCCCTGGTTTTATGATATTTTTAATAACTTTTTGTTTAATGCAAATTTCTGATTACTTACAACAAAAATTTAATACAAAAGAGATACAAAGCACTTAA